The following proteins come from a genomic window of Populus alba chromosome 12, ASM523922v2, whole genome shotgun sequence:
- the LOC118044389 gene encoding uncharacterized protein: MPSISSILTTTNILLSSHPSTSTHPSKVSYFPSLHPPLFSKSLSCPYPLCKFLRNPKRIVSLKSSEAEEISSTEDEWLQRLPDKKNPLYSHSLPCIEAWLKDLGFYQSKEDRAIWFIEKPDWHAQLSLDVTDLFIRYLKNGPGNLEKDMERRFSYALSREDIENAILGGP, translated from the exons atgccCTCCATTTCTTCCATACTTACTACCACTAACATCCTCCTTTCTTCACACCCTTCAACTTCCACTCATCCTTCCAAAGTCTCTTACTTTCCCTCATTGCACCCTCCCCTTTTCTCCAAATCTCTTTCATGTCCTTATCCTCTATGTAAGTTCTTAAGAAACCCCAAGAGAATAGTTTCTTTAAAATCATCTGAAGCAGAGGAGATATCTTCAACAGAAGATGAGTGGCTACAAAGACTCCCTGACAAGAAAAACCCTCTGTACTCTCACAGCTTACCTTGCATTGAAGCTTGGTTGAAGGATTTGGGGTTTTATCAAAGCAAGGAGGACCGTGCTATTTGGTTTATTGAGAAACCTGATTGGCATGCTCAGTTGTCACTTGATGTCACTGATCTTTTTATAAG GTACTTGAAGAATGGACCAGGGAATCTTGAAAAGGATATGGAGAGGAGATTCAGCTACGCACTGAGTAGAGAAGATATAGAAAATGCCATTCTTGGAGGACCATAG
- the LOC118044394 gene encoding uncharacterized protein translates to MVREKDVCWEYAEKLDGNKVKCKFCLRVLNGGISRLKHHLSRLPSKGVNPCSKVRDDVSDRVRAIIASKDDVKETGNAKKQKVVEGKSTVNVTSSRSLLTVEATAPTPVVAKVYPTVMPMPMAVPPLSSQENAEKNIALFFFENKLDFSVARSPSYQLMVDAIGKCGAGFTGPSADMLRTTWLERIKSEVSLQTKDAEKEWATTGCTIIADTWTDNKSRALINFLVSSPSRTFFHKSVDASSIFKNTKCLADLFDSVIQDFGAENVVQIIMDSSFSYTGIANHILQNYGTIFVSPCASQCLNLILEEFSKVDWVNKCILQAQTISKLIYNSVSILDLMKKFTGGQELIKTGITKPVSNFLSLQSMLKQRSRLKQMLNSPEFSMNSSYANNPKNIACIAIIEDGDFWRAVEESVAISEPFLKVMREVSGGKPAVGSIYELMTRAKESIRTYYIMDESKCKTFLDIVDRKWGGQLHSPLHSAAAFLNPSVQYNPEIKFLVSIKEDFFKVIEKLLPTPDMRRDITNQIFIFTRASGMFGCSLAMEARDTVAPGLWWEQFGDSAPVLQRVAIRILSQVCSTFTFEKHWSTFQQIHSEKRNKIDKETLNDLAYINYNLKLTRQMRTKPLEADPIQYDDIDMTSEWVEESDNPSPTQWLDRFGSALDGSDLNTRFNAAIFGANDHLFI, encoded by the exons A TGGTTCGAGAAAAAGATGTTTGCTGGGAATATGCTGAGAAATTAGATGGAAACAAGGTGAAATGTAAATTTTGTTTAAGGGTTTTGAATGGTGGGATTAGTAGATTAAAGCATCATTTGTCGAGACTTCCGAGTAAAGGTGTGAATCCGTGTAGCAAAGTGAGGGATGATGTTAGTGATAGGGTAAGAGCTATAATAGCATCCAAGGATGATGTTAAAGAAACTGGCAATGCCAAGAAGCAGAAGGTTGTGGAGGGTAAATCTACGGTAAATGTTACTTCGAGTCGAAGTCTTTTGACTGTGGAAGCAACGGCTCCAACTCCGGTGGTGGCGAAAGTTTACCCTACTGTTATGCCAATGCCAATGGCAGTGCCACCTCTAAGCAGCCAAGAGAATGCTGAAAAAAACATTGCTCTCTTCTTTTTTGAGAATAAGTTGGATTTTAGTGTTGCTCGTTCTCCGTCGTATCAGCTAATGGTTGATGCAATTGGCAAGTGTGGAGCGGGATTTACAGGGCCTTCGGCTGATATGTTGAGGACTACGTGGTTGGAAAGGATCAAGTCTGAAGTTAGTTTGCAAACGAAGGATGCTGAGAAAGAGTGGGCGACCACTGGTTGTACTATCATTGCTGACACATGGACGGATAACAAGTCTAGAGCTTTGATCAACTTCTTAGTTTCCTCTCCCTCCAGGACGTTTTTCCACAAGTCTGTAGATGCATCGTCTATCTTTAAGAACACCAAATGCCTTGCTGATTTATTTGATTCTGTTATTCAAGACTTCGGTGCTGAAAATGTTGTGCAGATAATTATGGATAGTAGTTTCAGCTATACTGGTATTGCTAACCACATTCTTCAGAATTATGGAACCATTTTTGTGTCTCCTTGTGCTTCTCAGTGCTTGAATTTGATCTTGGAGGAGTTCTCTAAAGTAGACTGGGTGAACAAATGCATCTTACAAGCACAAACCATATCAAAGCTTATATACAATAGTGTCTCAATACTCGATCTGATGAAAAAGTTTACTGGAGGGCAGGAACTAATCAAGACTGGTATCACGAAGCCCGTTTCGAATTTCCTCTCATTGCAATCGATGCTGAAGCAGAGGTCAAGATTGAAGCAAATGCTCAACAGCCCTGAGTTTTCTATGAACTCCTCGTATgcaaataatccaaaaaacatAGCTTGTATTGCTATCATTGAGGATGGGGATTTCTGGAGGGCAGTGGAAGAAAGTGTGGCTATATCCGAGCCTTTTCTCAAAGTGATGAGGGAAGTATCAGGTGGTAAACCTGCTGTGGGTTCTATCTACGAGTTAATGACCAGGGCCAAGGAATCGATTAGGACTTACTACATAATGGATGAAAGCAAATGCAAGACCTTTTTAGACATAGTAGACAGAAAGTGGGGGGGTCAACTCCATTCACCTTTACATTCAGCAGCTGCATTTTTGAACCCCAGCGTCCAGTATAATCCAGAAATTAAATTCCTTGTATCTATTAAAGAGGACTTCTTCAAGGTTATAGAGAAGCTACTTCCTACACCTGATATGAGACGTGACATCACCaatcagatttttattttcacgaGGGCAAGTGGAATGTTTGGTTGTAGTCTAGCTATGGAGGCACGAGATACAGTTGCACCTG GGCTTTGGTGGGAACAATTTGGTGACTCTGCACCCGTGTTGCAACGAGTTGCCATCAGAATACTGAGTCAGGTTTGCAGCACGTTTACTTTCGAGAAACATTGGAGCACATTTCAGCAAATTCACTCCGAGAAACGCAATAAGATTGACAAAGAAACATTGAATGACCTTGCCTACATAAACTACAATCTCAAGTTAACAAGACAAATGAGAACAAAACCTTTAGAAGCCGATCCTATTCAATACGATGACATTGATATGACTTCAGAGTGGGTCGAGGAGAGTGATAACCCGAGTCCAACTCAATGGCTTGATCGCTTTGGTTCTGCTTTGGATGGCAGTGATTTGAACACGAGATTCAATGCTGCCATATTCGGGGCAAACGACCACCTTTTTATTTGA
- the LOC118044391 gene encoding ABC transporter C family member 10 yields MEDLWMVFCGESGNLDIGEKLSSSILVFQPTSCINHALIICFSVLLLAMLLLTCIQKSSSPSKKDSIQPRFRGYSRLRIVSAIFNGCIGFVYLCLGIWILEEQVRKNQTALPLKSWLVVLFQGFTWLLVGLTISLRGKHLQRTPLRLLSILAFLFAGIGCAFSIYSVILGKAILVKIVLDVLSFPGSILLLVCVYKVYKHEGSFESDLYAPLNGEANGASRTDSVVRVTPFAEAGFFNKMSFWWLNPMMKMGKEKTLEDEDIPKLRVEDRAESCYFEFLEQLNKHKQAESSQPSLLWIIILCHWKEILISGLFALLKILTLSAGPLLLNAFILVAEGKAGFKYEGYVLALTLFFSKNLESLAQRQWYFRSRLIGLKVKSLLTAAIYKKQLRLSNLGRLTHSSGEVMNYVTVDAYRIGEFPFWFHQTWTTGLQLCISLVILYRAMGLATFAALVVIIITVLCNAPLAKLQHKFQSKLMVAQDERLKACNEALVNMKVLKLYAWETHFKNAIENLRAVEYKWLSAVQLRRAYNSFLFWSSPVLVSAVTFGACYFMKIPLRANNVFTFVATLRLVQDPIRSIPDVIGVVIQAKVAFARIVKFLEAPELQSRNVQRRCNTGSVNHSVLIKSADFSWEENSSKPTLRNVSLKIMPGEKVAVCGEVGSGKSTLLAAILGEVPHTKGTIQVYGRIAYVSQTAWIQTGTIQESILFGSEMDRQRYQDTLERCSLVKDLELLPYGDLTEIGERGVNLSGGQKQRIQLARALYQNADIYLLDDPFSAVDAETATSLFNEYITGALSGKTVLLVTHQVDFLPAFDSVMLMSDGEILQAAPYHKLLSSSQEFLDLVNAHKETAGSERLPEANALQRQGSSAREIKSYEEKQLKTSQGDQLIKQEEKEIGDAGLKPYIEYLNQNKGYLYFCLAAFGHLLFVTGQISQNSWMAANVDDPHVSTLRLIVVYLSIGVISMLFLLCRSIFTVVLGLQSSKSLFSQFLLSLFRAPMSFYDSTPLGRILSRVASDLSIVDLDVPFSLIFAVGATTNSYSNLGVLAVVTWQVLFVSIPMVYLAIRLQRYYFATAKELMRINGTTKSLVANHLAESVAGALTIRAFEGEERFFAKNLHLIDINASPFFHSFAANEWLIQRLETFCAAILASAALCVVLLPPGTFSSGFIGMALSYGLSLNMSFVMSIQNQCMVANYIISVERLHQYMHIPSEAPEVVEDNRPPSDWPAVGKVDICDLQIRYRPGTPLVLRGISCTFEGGHKIGIVGRTGSGKTTLIGALFRLVEPTGGKIIVDGIDISKIGLHDLRSRLGIIPQDPTLFNGTVRYNLDPLSKHTDQEIWEVLGKCQLQEAVQEKEQGLDSLVVEDGSNWSMGQRQLFCLGRALLRRSRVLVLDEATASIDNATDLILQKTLRTEFSDCTVITVAHRIPTVMDCSMVLAISDGKLVEYDEPRNLMKTEGSLFGQLVKEYWSHLHAAESH; encoded by the exons aTGGAGGACTTGTGGATGGTGTTTTGTGGGGAATCTGGCAATCTGGATATTGGTGAAAAGCTATCTAGTTCTATTCTGGTGTTTCAGCCAACTTCATGTATCAATCATGCGTTGATTATTTGTTTCAGTGTTTTGCTTCTAGCCATGCTCTTGCTCACTTGCATACAAAAATCTTCTTCACCATCAAAAAAAGATAGTATCCAACCTCGATTTCGGGGCTATTCAAGGCTGCGGATAGTTTCTGCTATATTCAATGGTTGTATTGGATTTGTGTACTTGTGCTTGGGCATATGGATTTTAGAAGAGCAGGTGAGGAAAAACCAGACCGCCTTACCTTTGAAAAGCTGGTTAGTGGTGTTGTTTCAGGGGTTTACATGGCTTTTAGTGGGTTTAACCATAAGCCTTCGAGGGAAGCATCTTCAAAGAACTCCCTTGCGGCTGTTGTCCATACTTGCTTTCTTGTTTGCTGGAATTGGCTGTGCTTTCTCCATATACAGTGTCATTTTAGGAAAAGCAATATTGGTTAAGATAGTTTTGGATGTCCTGTCCTTTCCAGGATCAATATTGTTATTGGTATGTGTTTACAAGGTATATAAACATGAAGGGAGTTTTGAAAGTGACCTATATGCACCATTAAATGGCGAGGCCAACGGTGCAAGTAGAACAGATTCTGTTGTCAGAGTTACTCCATTTGCTGAAGCCGGATTCTTTAATAAAATGTCATTTTGGTGGTTGAATCCAATGATGAAAATGGGCAAGGAGAAAACTCTGGAGGATGAGGATATACCAAAGCTGCGAGTGGAAGACCGTGCAGAAAGCTGTTATTTTGAGTTTCTGGAGCAACTGAACAAGCATAAACAAGCTGAATCATCTCAACCATCTCTGTTGTGGATAATTATACTTTGCCACTGGAAAGAGATTCTAATTTCTGGACTCTTTGCTTTGCTAAAGATACTTACTTTGTCAGCTGGGCCTCTACTTCTCAATGCCTTCATTTTGGTTGCTGAAGGGAAAGCAGGTTTTAAGTATGAAGGTTATGTACTGGCCTTGACGCTCTTCTTTTCAAAGAACTTGGAGTCCTTAGCGCAAAGGCAATGGTATTTTAGGAGCAGGCTTATTGGTTTGAAAGTAAAGTCCTTGCTCACGGCTGCAATATACAAGAAGCAACTGAGGTTATCCAATCTTGGTAGGTTGACGCACTCGAGTGGTGAAGTAATGAACTATGTTACTGTAGATGCCTACAGGATAGGTGAGTTTCCCTTCTGGTTTCATCAGACATGGACAACAGGCTTGCAGCTCTGCATCTCTCTTGTAATTCTTTACCGAGCAATGGGACTTGCAACATTTGCTGCCTTAGTGGTTATAATAATCACCGTGCTGTGCAACGCTCCACTAGCAAAGTTACAACATAAATTTCAGTCTAAGCTTATGGTGGCGCAAGATGAGAGATTGAAAGCTTGCAACGAGGCTCTGGTTAACATGAAGGTATTGAAATTATATGCTTGGGAAACCCATTTTAAGAATGCCATAGAAAATCTGAGAGCGGTGGAGTATAAATGGTTGTCAGCAGTGCAATTGCGCAGAGCCTATAATAGTTTTCTCTTCTGGTCTTCTCCTGTTTTGGTTTCTGCTGTTACCTTTGGGGCATGCTATTTCATGAAAATTCCTCTGCGTGCTAATAATGTTTTCACCTTTGTGGCGACTTTGCGTCTCGTTCAAGACCCAATTAGATCAATCCCTGATGTTATTGGAGTTGTCATTCAAGCAAAGGTAGCTTTTGCTCGAATTGTAAAGTTTCTCGAAGCGCCAGAGTTGCAGAGTAGAAATGTTCAGCGAAGGTGCAATACGGGGAGTGTGAACCATTCTGTTTTAATCAAGTCAGCTGATTTTTCATGGGAAGAGAATTCGTCAAAGCCCACATTGAGAAATGTGAGTTTAAAGATCATGCCTGGTGAAAAGGTGGCTGTCTGTGGAGAAGTTGGATCTGGCAAGTCAACCCTTTTAGCAGCAATCCTCGGAGAAGTTCCGCATACAAAGGGAACT ATTCAGGTATATGGGAGGATCGCCTATGTTTCGCAAACAGCTTGGATCCAGACAGGAACCATACAAGAGAGCATTTTATTCGGGTCTGAAATGGATAGGCAACGATACCAAGACACACTTGAGCGATGCTCACTGGTAAAGGACCTTGAGTTGCTTCCTTATGGTGATCTTACTGAAATAGGTGAAAGAGGAGTCAATTTGAGTGGTGGTCAAAAGCAGCGAATTCAACTAGCCCGTGCTCTCTATCAGAACGCAGACATATATCTCTTGGATGATCCATTCAGCGCCGTGGATGCAGAGACTGCTACGAGCTTATTTAAT GAATATATCACGGGAGCACTTTCGGGGAAAACAGTTTTGCTTGTGACACATCAAGTAGATTTCTTGCCAGCATTTGACTCTGTTATG TTGATGTCAGATGGAGAAATCCTACAAGCAGCTCCTTATCATAAGTTGTTGTCCTCAAGCCAAGAATTTCTGGACCTAGTCAATGCACACAAAGAAACAGCTGGTTCTGAAAGGCTTCCAGAAGCTAATGCTCTGCAAAGACAAGGATCATCTGCCCGGGAGATCAAGAGTTATGAAGAGAAGCAGCTTAAAACATCTCAAGGAGATCAACTGATTAAgcaggaagaaaaagaaataggaGACGCCGGGTTGAAGCCTTATATTGAGTATCTGAATCAAAATAAAGGATACTTGTACTTTTGTCTTGCGGCTTTTGGTCACCTGCTATTTGTGACTGGTCAGATATCGCAGAACTCTTGGATGGCAGCTAATGTTGATGATCCTCATGTTAGCACATTGCGTTTAATTGTGGTCTATCTCAGTATAGGAGTTATCTCAATGCTTTTCCTGCTATGTAGATCGATCTTTACAGTTGTTTTGGGTCTTCAATCATCAAAATCGTTATTTTCCCAGTTTCTGCTTTCTCTTTTTCGTGCACCCATGTCTTTCTACGACTCCACACCTCTTGGAAGAATACTGAGTCGG GTCGCGTCAGACCTGAGCATTGTCGATCTTGATGTTCCATTCAGTTTGATATTTGCTGTTGGTGCAACAACAAATTCTTATAGTAATCTGGGAGTACTAGCTGTTGTTACCTGGCAAGTCTTATTTGTCTCCATACCAATGGTTTATCTGGCTATTCGTTTACAG AGATATTACTTTGCCACTGCGAAAGAGTTGATGCGGATCAATGGCACAACCAAGTCTTTAGTGGCAAATCATCTAGCTGAATCTGTAGCTGGAGCCTTGACAATAAGGGCCTTTGAGGGGGAAGAACGTTTCTTCGCAAAAAACCTTCACCTCATTGACATAAATGCTAGTCCTTTCTTCCACAGTTTTGCTGCAAATGAGTGGTTGATTCAACGACTTGAAACATTCTGTGCAGCTATTCTTGCCTCTGCTGCACTCTGCGTGGTTTTGCTCCCCCCTGGAACTTTTAGCTCTG GATTTATTGGAATGGCACTTTCGTATGGACTTTCATTAAATATGTCCTTCGTGATGTCGATTCAAAACCAGTGCATGGTAGCAAATTACATCATTTCGGTTGAAAGGCTGCATCAATACATGCATATACCAAGTGAAGCCCCAGAGGTGGTGGAAGATAACCGTCCTCCATCCGATTGGCCAGCAGTGGGTAAAGTGGATATTTGTGATCTGCAG ATTAGATATAGGCCTGGCACGCCACTAGTTCTTCGAGGAATCAGTTGCACATTTGAAGGAGGTCACAAGATTGGTATTGTTGGTCGAACCGGCAGTGGGAAGACTACTCTTATTGGTGCTCTATTCCGACTGGTGGAACCAACTGGAGGAAAGATCATTGTAGATGGAATAGACATCTCCAAGATTGGACTTCATGATCTGAGGTCACGATTGGGAATAATACCTCAAGATCCTACTCTCTTTAACGGGACAGTGAGGTACAACTTGGATCCCTTATCTAAGCATACTGACCAGGAGATATGGGAG GTTCTTGGAAAGTGTCAGCTTCAAGAGGCTGTGCAGGAGAAAGAGCAGGGTCTAGATTCTCTAg TTGTGGAAGACGGATCAAATTGGAGCATGGGGCAGAGACAATTATTTTGCTTGGGCCGTGCCCTTTTAAGGAGAAGCAGGGTGCTGGTGCTTGACGAAGCAACTGCATCAATTGATAACGCTACTGACTTGATTTTGCAAAAGACTCTCCGGACTGAATTTTCAGATTGCACTGTGATCACAGTAGCTCACCGGATACCGACGGTGATGGATTGCTCAATGGTACTTGCCATTAGTGATG GAAAACTAGTCGAGTACGACGAGCCAAGGAACTTAATGAAGACGGAAGGTTCACTATTTGGACAGCTTGTGAAGGAGTACTGGTCTCATTTACACGCAGCAGAATCACATTGA
- the LOC140954359 gene encoding pectinesterase 3-like, translating to MDSINSFKGYGKVDEAEQQAFRKKSQKRLIIIVVSSIVLLAVIIGAVIGVVVHKRNNKSSSDPVPPPELTPATSLKAVCSVTQYPASCFSSISALEMGNTTYSAVLFKLSLRVAMNDLSKLKDYPNKLIQSINDTILQDALKVCSTVFDDVVDRLNDSISSMVVGEGLCPSLYLTCKQSWTGTTLKGNGLA from the exons ATGGACTCTATCAATTCCTTTAAAGGATATGGTAAGGTGGATGAGGCAGAGCAGCAAGCCTTCCGGAAGAAATCGCAGAAGCGTTTGATCATTATCGTTGTCTCCTCCATTGTTCTTTTAGCTGTGATAATTGGTGCTGTTATAGGAGTTGTTGTGCACAAACGAAACAACAAGTCATCATCCGACCCGGTTCCTCCTCCTGAGTTGACTCCAGCCACTTCACTGAAGGCGGTTTGCAGTGTGACTCAGTACCCAGCCTCATGTTTCTCCAGCATCTCTGCCCTTGAAATGGGTAACACCACATATTCGGCAGTGCTTTTCAAGCTCTCTTTACGTGTTGCAATGAATGATCTCTCCAAGCTCAAAGACTACCCCAATAAGCTCATACAAAGCATTAATGACACAATCCTTCAAGATGCTTTGAAAGTCTGCTCAACCGTGTTTGATGATGTTGTAGATAGACTGAATGACTCTATATCATCAATGGTTGTTGGTGAAG GTCTGTGCCCTTCTCTCTACCTGACATGTAAACAGTCTTGGACGGGGACCACATTGAAGGGGAATGGTTTAGCATGA
- the LOC118044392 gene encoding uncharacterized protein, which yields MEYDFRNRTSSPYETQSPMYRSSTPLTTAPPPSHPMYGPSLYPRVSQPAHPAIPPVSRHHSFPQPSSSSPSSGLGIRVMIKPEYRITPPPQLTPQIGEIPRSNVQFDFELERQIIAEAEKGSVNWSRLLGLENLPSKPLESTPSTGPTADPVERKYIASGLNRDAVPLAVANYGDNPTKVQEFVNGYTLLREMGFSSNSVAEALLMYDNDTDKALAHFLSSS from the exons ATGGAGTACGATTTTAGAAACAGAACAAGCTCACCGTACGAAACGCAATCCCCGATGTACAGATCATCGACGCCATTAACAACAGCACCACCACCTAGCCATCCTATGTACGGACCTTCTCTCTATCCAAGAGTCAGTCAACCCGCTCACCCCGCAATCCCTCCCGTATCCCGCCACCACTCCTTCCCCcaaccctcctcctcctctccttcCT CAGGATTAGGGATTCGCGTTATGATAAAACCGGAGTACCGCATCACTCCTCCG cCACAACTGACGCCGCAAATAGGAGAGATTCCGCGGAGTAATGTTCAGTTTGATTTTGAGCTTGAGAGGCAGATTATAGCGGAAGCGGAGAAGGGCAGCGTGAATTGGAGTAGGTTGCTTGGCTTGGAAAATCTGCCTTCTAAACCGTTAGAATCGACTCCTTCAACG GGTCCGACCGCAGATCCTGTAGAGAGAAAATATATTGCATCGGGCCTCAATCGAGATGCTGTTCCTCTTGCAGTTGCAAACTATGGAGATAATCCAACTAAG GTCCAGGAATTTGTCAATGGCTACACCCTTCTACGAGAAATGGGATTTTCTTCTAATAGTGTAGCTGAAGCTTTACTAATGTATGACAATGACACGGACAAGGCATTGGCACACTTCCTTAGCAGTTCATAA